The DNA region CTTCCCTATTGAAAAGTCAGTGTTTGcggaaataaaatttgattcCCATGCAAGTCTCAACCTAAATTGCCTTGTTACTTCCACAGGCCCAATGATGTCAATTATTTGCGACaagtaattaagaaaattttttttttttacgaagttttttttaaaactgacttaaattttttttttttttttttaacttaatctataaaaatgatatatatatatatatttttttaataacatgtaagatgcacataattttttaatagtaaggacaaagttagaatgacttttattaaaaattcatgtgtatttcatatattattaaaaaaacgaCATATATCACTTTTAtgaattaagttaaaaaaaatttcgccaactcaatttaaagaaaaaactttatttttttttaattattttttatcatgtAGTTTAATAGTTTGATGATTTCTTTGGCGTCCGGAATAGTTGAGGATGCccttttattatataaaacaaattaaacaatatttCTCGAGGGTAATATTGTCCTTGCACCGTTAATTATCCTCTTCCTGCAAAAGTTTAGTGCTCAACTCATTGGCCtacaattaaagaaattttatcCCTACcaaagaggaggaaaaggaCAAAACTGcttttaaatataagaaaaaattttaaaatttttcaaaaagtcACATTTGCACATCctatctattattttaacacGCTATCCATTAGAGCACTCCTTCTTGCCtcactaaaattatttttttagttattttagtgggataatttaatcaaaataatttaaatgtCAACTTTTCAGttttactattttaaaaaaaagtaatgaggTGAACAGtacttatcaaatttaaaaattactattcactcacctattaattaaataacttatttctctgtttcttttttactttttgtttctatttcttcctttaattgttaaaaaaaaaaagaataaaaaaatatttgaaaaagaatatttaaataaaataataaaaatagattgTTAAAATGGTGAGAATGGAGGCtgcgataaaaaaaaaatgaattgttaacttttaattattttgataagtaaaattttGTGAAGCGGATAGGAATACACTTATTCCAAGGATGTCGGTTTTTTCTCGGCTGGTCCTCCTTTCACGCCACCTTCCTTCCCCCCACCCCACCCACCTCTTTTTTTTAACTCCCTCTGCCGACACTCAGcgtcttcctcttcttcttcttcttcttcttctaagcaATCAGCTTCTCCTTGTTTGCTTTCTCAATTCCAGCCAAATGGTTCTGCTTTATGATCCTTGTGAGTGAAGAAACAGCGTTAGAAACCCATGAATCCACTGAGGTGGGTTTGAAGAAAGCAAAGCCATTCCCTATATATACTATCCCCTCCTATAAGCTAGCAAAGCCACTGAGGTGGGTTTGCACACTGCACACACACACGGATGTCAATTTATCTCATTTGAAtctttgtaaaagtttttcagAAATTCCTCTTCTTTGAAATCGGCATCATTAAATTCACGTTCTCCATAAAAGTTTGTTGGAGTCATTAACCACagataaaattaataaaacctcCATTTAAGGCCAAGCAAGCACCATCTTCAACTTCACACTCAAGAGTCAAGACCATAGTCTAAAACACCAAAAGTCCACGAATAAAATCGCATGATGAGCACAATTGAGGAAGGAGAATCTAGTCGTTTCCGCAACCAGGACAATCTCCTAGCCAGACACATATTCTCTAAGTATAACCCATTGTCACGTAGCGAACCCATCGCCCCTAAGCATTGCATCTTCAGGCTTCCTCAGAGGTTCATGAAAATCAACGATGTGCCGCTCAAGCCCCAGGTGGTCGCCATCGGACCTTACTGCAGCGAGAGATATGGGCAGCTCCAGAAGATGGAGGATGTCAAGATGCAGTGCCTCTACTACTTTCTCAACGTTACCCAGGCAGACTTGGTGGAGTGCTTGAGACAAATACGTCCACATGAGGAGGAAATAATCGGGTGTTATTCAGAAATCAACAACCACAATACCGATGAGCTGCTTCAAATGATGATTGTTGAtggtttttttatattatacGTGCTTCTCTACCATGAGAAATTTGTACACTTGGACGACAACCCTCTCTACCGGCTGGAGAGGGTAATATTACCGAAAATCTACACGGACTTGCTTCTGCTTGAGAATCAGATCCCTTTTTGGGTTCTGGACAAGTTATATGaaatttgcaattttaataCTTCTATTTCTATGTCCTTGTCCGATCTCATCACAGGAGCTATTTCGGCAATGCTGCAGATTCCATCCTCCATAAACAAGCCTCCGCAAAAATGCTTGCATTTGCTTCACTTTGTTCGGTCAATATGTATCTCAAGCGATCATCATAATGAGTACGGGGAGAGATACTACGTACCATTCAGTCGAATTCCCTGTGTCACAAAGCTCCGCGGTGTGGGGATTAAGGTCAATCGGCATAAGGAGGACAATTTGTTGGGGGTGAAATTAAATGGTGGTGTGATTGAGATGCCCAAATTAACTCTCAACAACGCAATGTGCTCATTTTTAGTGAATTGCGTGGCATTCGAGCAGTGCCACAACTGTTCCATGCACTTCTCAATTTACGCCACTTTCTTGGAAGGCCTTGTCAACACCGTGCAGGATGCCGAGTACCTTTCTGACCATCGCGTCATTGAGAATTTCTTTGGGACCAACGCGGAGGTTGTGCGCTTCATCAAGGACTTGGGCAAGGACTTGAATATACATTTAGCTGAAgaagaattttatttgtttgagctCTTCGAAGATGTAGCCAAGTACTATCAGAAAAGGCTTCATTGGGCCAATTGGCAGTGGACCAACTTCAAGCGCGAGTATTTTGGTAAGCCATGGTTGTTGATTTCTGCATTTGTTGGGATTTTATTCTTTATCCTTACATTTTTGCAGACCTACTATACCATCTATGCTTACAAGCATCCCCCTCGATCCGGCGGAATTAATTAGGATTTTCTTCGGttcatttaaattgaaaaatattctaTTAATTATAGTCAaaggatatttttatttcatcgaaaaatgaaaaaacaaaaataccattcaagtataactaattagatattcTCCGATTCATTTAAACCGGAGAAAATCATGTTCCCAATCAGCCTACCTTTATCATCCACACAATAAATAGTTCTGTTTAGTAACACTACTTTTAAGAGGATAGTTGCTTTTTAAGTATGTCAGTGTGAAGCTGTTGCAGTTTGTTGCGTTGCTTTTGAGCTCTTGTAGACTTGTAGTGAAGCGATTTTGCCGCGAGTAAAGCTCTGCGCTTGCAAGGTAAACGTtttatgcatgtatgtataATGCTGTGCTGATGCTTATTTCAACTTGTAATTTCTCAAATATATAATCTTCTTGTTACAAAATGTCACTGGAAGTCCCAAAAATATCCTACAAAAATAATTCAGTACCAAACCTGCAATGATCCATCCTGCATGATGGGCATGGTTGCCTCTTCTACGATAGCAACAAAGCATAATTATTTTTCGATTATTTTGCTGAGTTGACAGGCACAAGTTAATATGGTTTTTGTAAAGAAATTCCAAATTAGCATGATAAACAACGGTACATTTAGTATATTGGAATTGAGAGCAGCTGCTGTTCGGTCATTGCAAAAAGGAGGAGGTTtttgccaccaataagaagtTGCCACTTAACCCAATCCTATCAAACTTAAgtttacaaaataaacacaactacatctgattattaatttaaaatattattaatctttaaaaataaaaaaaaataaaaaattgaagtccCAAGTAAGGGGAAGCAACCACCCAAGAAGGGGTGGCtcaccggccacccccagtagCCATGGGTGGCAGCGAGAGCCACCCCAGATTTGTCTGGGGTGCCGCGAGGCCACCCTAGAGACCGcgggccacccccttggtggtgggggtggccgcgcgagccaccccataggccctGGGGTGGCCTGCGAGCCGCCCCCCTGTGGTGGCgagggtggccgcgagccaccccagatctGCTGGGGTGGCCCGCGCCAACTCATATCCTGTTAGGGTGGCCCGCGCCACACCAGATCTTGCTGGGGTGGCacgccggccacccccaacaacATTTTGGGGTGGCGCAGGCCACCCCATGGTTAGAGCAAccaaagagagacagagagagggcgAGAGATACCCGCCCAGGGTGGCTCCCCAGGCCACGGGTTGGCCGCGCAGGCCACCCCCAGTCCACGGGGTGGCTCCCCGACCACCCCAGCGCCACCCTTCTCGGCTTTGTGTGGGTTTTCTCTTCGtctctctccgtctctctccatctctctctcttctcggTAGATCTGAGCAGTGATGGTCGGGACTGCGTGGCGGCGACGCAATTTGAGATGGGCAGCACCGGTGGGACCAGGCGGCGGCGGGCGGTGATGGTTGTGAAGGGTGCTGTGCGTCTGAGGTGTGGAGAATGAAGAAATAATCTGGtgttttggtttattttcttAACTTGTTTCATGCTGAGGCGTCACATTTACATTGGTGGGCAGAAAATGGGGGTTTTTTGCCACAACCGAACGGAAGTTATTCTCATTGGAATTTGGAATGACAAACAAAAGTGctccttctctctcttgcttGAAGACAGTAATATGAGCCTATATATTTGATAGTGATAGTTTGTAAATACAAAGCAATAAAAGGTAACTTTGGCAGTTCCAACCTTATTTTATCGGTAACAGCATCTCTAGCAGTGTAGTTAAAAATGagatattagctatatttagctatttttgccattttttttttctctaacagaataatttcatattaactattataccttaactgctaCAATGAATAGCAATTTgtagctattcactgtagcacactagattgaatataatattatttccaaTATTGCTTATTCTCCTCCTTTTCCCTCAAACCCTTTTCTTATTCTCTGCatttatttcttctcttccccttccGGAACGAGTTTCAGCAGACACTAGCCTTCTCCATGATCCATAGCTAGTGATTGTTTGTTTCCAAATAAAATTTGGATCATTGACGAAGAATCAGAGATGGGTTTGGCCGAAACCTTGAGGTCCCTTGTCCATCAATGGAGAGCAAGAATCTAAGCTTGGTAGCGGGGGTTTTGATCGTCACCGCAAGCCAATCATCTTCCATAGATGGGAGCTAGCCATCGTCATCTCTCTCTTCCATCGTCGTCATCTTCCATGGGAGCCATCGTCATCTCTTTCTCCCATCTCTTAATATGTTTTTGATatcttttttgggctttttcttcaATGTCAGAAACTTGTGTTGGAAATTTTAGGACTTTGGTTTGAACAGTGGAATTTTTGCTTGGTTTGGTCAAGGCATTGCTGGGACAGAGGGAATGAGATGGTCATGATATGGAGTCTACGATGAACTTTTGGGGTTGCTGGgggatataataaaaaaataaataaaataatactatttaaagaaaatagagaatagaatggaaaatctgttggaatttgtattaaaaaatgagtaagtaaagtagagaattgtactttttgaTTAGATATTTTACCTAATATTGCTGGAGATGCTTTAAGGTGAAGATAAACTATCTATGATAATATGCTTCAATTAGAGCGTAGGTCATAATGACCAAATGCTTCTCGGGATTCACCTAGAATCTATAACAACATTATATATAAGAGTAAGTTCAACTTCTTAGTGAATATAAATGTACATGTCATtatatgagtaattctataagtcctTCTTGTGTTCCTCTTGACtccctccaaaaatgatgtggctattaaatttgttatttgatcaaaattcaataatgatcaatcacaagtccaatagtgaatttaatagccacattatttttggagggactcaagagaGACTTATGGCATTACTCGTCATTATATGGTAACCATAGTTATTTGTACGCAACCGCAACGTAAACACCAAAACGGTGTCATTTTAAATACGAATTAGAGATAGAGTTTTGGTGAGACAAAATACATTTCCATTATTACAAATCCCAAACGACGAAGGCCCATCGTGAATGAAAAGCCCATGGCTTATTAAAAACATTAAGCACAAGTTCCTGAAACTTGACATTACGGCCAAATCTACCTCAAATCATAGGGTTAAGCACTAGATCGTGCACGTCCAACAATCAAGGGAGCTCAACAAACCCTATTGGGGCTCAACAAACCCAATCAAGATATAACAAACCCTACAAGGACTCATACACTCAGCTGCATTTATAAAAGGAGCAGGCAACCACAATATCAAACACACCGTGAATTCTATCTCTACTACTCTcatttcattatcattattatgttgttattttactCTCGTTTTATACAAATTCTAACTTAGGTTTTATACAAATTCTAACTTAGGCGTCAAAGGTGGAACGACTTCCAcacacccccctcccccccccacTTTGCGGCCTTCCATCATTGATCCATTTTTACTCTTAGCAGGCTTTGGAATCAAGTCACTACAAGGGTTGACAATTGTCTCAACAAGtttcatcatatttattattttttggaatacTTTAacccaaaactatttaaaataagcccaaaaaataggcacAATAAAGGCTCAAAACACCTCAAAAAGTCCATATAAAAAATAGGTTATAAAACCGTGggttattggtttgaataacctCTAACTGCCAGTTGTAAAATATCCGCTAACCTCCTAAGTGGAGCGGTTGCaattattaaaatctaataaccGCCTTAGCCGTTGTAGTCTGGAGTTAAGTCCTATATGGACTCTCACAATAGCTGCACAAATCACTAGTAATTTGGACAATCAATTACGAAATCCCTGGGCATTACAATAAAAAATGCtacacttctcaaaaaaaaaaaaaaaaaaaacaatggtttCACAATTCCAGTAAGGTTCCAACATCTTTGCCGAGTGCATCTTTACACCTCATAATGAATCTTAAGAAAAGTGGGCCGGGCGAAAGCCACTGTGATGATGGGCCGGTCCAAAGCCAAACACTGCATTGTGGAGGAAATATGGGCCCTATTAGTGTATGCTGTGCATGGTCTTGGTTTTGGCCATATTTTTCAATAAcaatgtgaaaaatatataataaaagagaATGTCAAATGAATGACATGGCCTAATATATGAATTAATCATTATTTGTTAGAATAAGTCTTCTAAAGTGGCacacatgtcacatatattatatgtatatagtatattatattaatagagtttttatttaaataaaacttttgggTAATTAATATACTAATAACTAGTAAAGGTGAAAGGTTATTTCATTTCACTAAAAGTTGTCTCCCTTAATGAAAGGAAGCAACCTTAGGTTAAGTGGATAAGAGTCTTGGCCTATAAATAAGTCTATGATTTTCATAAGTCATAACATTAACGTGTGAAACAGATAAGACAAATACTCTTATCTATATATCACTCTCCAACATATGTGAGGGTTCTAGGATTAATGGTTCTAAGATTGCAAATTCAACAAAACGTTAGATTTCTAAATTAATCAATTCAAGTACTTAAGCAACAATGGTTATAGGTtcgtgtttttattttatgcgtATAAATTTTCTCCCAGATTCTTACATTATTGGCATAAAGCTAAGAAAAATGACCAAAGGCAATATGTGAAGGCATTAACATAATCAAGAAGTGCGAGAAGCGATACAAGCCTCAAAACAACCTTCAACTCTACCCGAACCCTCGAAGAAACAATGGCAACGGGTAGCTACAATCATCCTTGTAATCCAAGCAAAACCTGCCTACCAAGAGGTCCTTTTCATGGAAATGCCAAAGCAATCATCTCAACAATCCATGATTAGAAAGTGAAACCCAACCATCTCTCAGAGAAGTAAACTGGAGTTGACCCTTGTCCCTCTATTTCTAGGCTAGAAGGCCTTCATTTTCATCCCAAAAGTTCATTACTTGGCGACAtagactttctttttttctctcttttatgtctaaatacacacacacatatgacATATGTATATCATTTATATACACATGAAAAGGACTGTAATGCTTTGTTATGCCTTATCTTAAATGGCTTTTGCCAcacttctttctctttcattcttTGTCAACTTCCCACCCAAAATCTAGAGTTTGGGGTGAAGTGAATTTTGTTAATTGGACATGACCATTGATGTGGAGATTTACAGGACCAGACATAACGTACCAATTACAAACTTAGGTCTATGTCAACTCCCATTGCAATGTAGATGATCGATATGTTTATTTAAATAATCGATTTTGGTTTACCAAAAGAAAGGCAATTAAAAGAAAGGGTTGAAACGAAAtttattgttaaaaatattaaataatataagtaACAAAGTAAAGGAACAATAAATATTATGTAGTTGgacgtcatttaaaaattaaacaaatattaCGTTTTTTCCgacaattttttcatattttcaaatgtCTATATATTCATCAACCCATTAACTTAAA from Corylus avellana chromosome ca10, CavTom2PMs-1.0 includes:
- the LOC132163050 gene encoding UPF0481 protein At3g47200-like, coding for MSTIEEGESSRFRNQDNLLARHIFSKYNPLSRSEPIAPKHCIFRLPQRFMKINDVPLKPQVVAIGPYCSERYGQLQKMEDVKMQCLYYFLNVTQADLVECLRQIRPHEEEIIGCYSEINNHNTDELLQMMIVDGFFILYVLLYHEKFVHLDDNPLYRLERVILPKIYTDLLLLENQIPFWVLDKLYEICNFNTSISMSLSDLITGAISAMLQIPSSINKPPQKCLHLLHFVRSICISSDHHNEYGERYYVPFSRIPCVTKLRGVGIKVNRHKEDNLLGVKLNGGVIEMPKLTLNNAMCSFLVNCVAFEQCHNCSMHFSIYATFLEGLVNTVQDAEYLSDHRVIENFFGTNAEVVRFIKDLGKDLNIHLAEEEFYLFELFEDVAKYYQKRLHWANWQWTNFKREYFGKPWLLISAFVGILFFILTFLQTYYTIYAYKHPPRSGGIN